Proteins encoded within one genomic window of Salmo trutta chromosome 11, fSalTru1.1, whole genome shotgun sequence:
- the LOC115202353 gene encoding B-cell CLL/lymphoma 6 member B protein-like isoform X2, with protein sequence MENRLADSDGGNFMQDVTNWRDAGLTGIDQDGGMQTADMQEAPLIKMENHGTSRTEEIVQPVSESSEKIIVAKPGSLSSTETTDLLDQQGNRHRAPDTSLNIEPENQTFQHPASQYNRARQDHQVAEGVTWETDHQPISYSLSQWTENQETDNPTVNAPHNAGPDSKRLSGHPERRGVSGNSGVCMSALGSLDWVSDVVLLDSVPIKVEADMSSEWSITGQEVTSGEVCSDSRQLVDNRRRGEMESGQRKCPTDTENTEQGTTVGSMSKMPDFNGLSSLNSFSSPRVTFHQVPQRRKPAHFPNFNRGSTSSLKGIEKQPQQLTSHSTKRQLRCSLCGKLFHQQANLQSHMRVHTGEKPYGCSHCTKRFSHSHQLKMHERVHTGEKPFQCVYCGKCFTQSGHMKKHLLVHAGGRPQDVGLP encoded by the exons A TGGAAAATCGTCTTGCCGACAGTGACGGAGGCAACTTTATGCAGGATGTCACCAACTGGAGAGACGCAGGACTCACAGGGATAGACCAGGATGGGGGCATGCAG ACAGCAGATATGCAAGAGGCACCTCTTATCAAAATGGAGAACCATGGCACCAGCAGAACAGAAG AGATTGTCCAACCGGTCAGTGAGAGCAGTGAGAAGATCATTGTGGCAAAACCAGGTTCTTTGTCATCTACTGAAACCACAGATCTTCTGGACCAGCAGGGCAACAGACACAGAGCTCCAGACACCTCACTCAATATAGAACCTGAAAACCAGACGTTCCAGCATCCAGCATCACAATACAACAGAGCAAGACAGGACCATCAGGTTGCTGAGGGTGTGACCTGGGAAACTGACCATCAACCCATATCATACAGCCTGTCCCAATGGACAGAGAACCAAGAGACTGACAACCCAACTGTGAATGCTCCTCACAATGCAGGGCCAGACTCCAAGAGGCTGTCTGGACatccagagaggagaggggtgtctGGTAACTCTGGGGTCTGCATGTCTGCTTTGGGCTCTCTGGACTGGGTGTCTGATGTGGTGCTGCTGGACTCAGTTCCCATTAAAGTGGAGGCAGATATGAGTTCAGAATGGAGCATAACTGGCCAAGAGGTGACATCTGGAGAGGTCTGTTCAGACAGCAGGCAGCTTGTGGACAACAGAAGAAGAGGGGAAATGGAATCTGGACAGAGAAAGTGTCCCACTGACACTGAAAACACAGAGCAAGGGACAACTGTAGGATCAATGTCCAAGATGCCAGATTTCAATGGACTGTCCTCCCTAAACAGCTTTTCATCCCCAAGGGTTACTTTCCACCAGGTTCCCCAAAGAAGGAAGCCAGCCCACTTCCCAAATTTCAACAGAGGCTCCACTTCTTCATTGAAAGGCATAGAAAAGCAGCCACAACAGCTGACGTCTCACTCCACCAAGAGGCAGCTCCGGTGCAGCCTCTGTGGAAAGCTCTTCCACCAGCAGGCGAACCTGCAGAGTCACATGCGGGTCCATACGGGGGAGAAACCGTACGGCTGCAGCCACTGCACCAAGCGCTTCTCCCACAGCCACCAGCTGAAGATGCATGAGAGGgtgcacactggagagaaaccgttTCAATGTGTCTACTGTGGGAAGTGCTTCACCCAGTCCGGCCACATGAAGAAGCATCTCCTCGTCCACGCTGGTGGCAGGCCACAGGATGTTGGGCTGCCCTGA
- the LOC115202353 gene encoding B-cell CLL/lymphoma 6 member B protein-like isoform X3, producing the protein MQDVTNWRDAGLTGIDQDGGMQTADMQEAPLIKMENHGTSRTEEIVQPVSESSEKIIVAKPGSLSSTETTDLLDQQGNRHRAPDTSLNIEPENQTFQHPASQYNRARQDHQVAEGVTWETDHQPISYSLSQWTENQETDNPTVNAPHNAGPDSKRLSGHPERRGVSGNSGVCMSALGSLDWVSDVVLLDSVPIKVEADMSSEWSITGQEVTSGEVCSDSRQLVDNRRRGEMESGQRKCPTDTENTEQGTTVGSMSKMPDFNGLSSLNSFSSPRVTFHQVPQRRKPAHFPNFNRGSTSSLKGIEKQPQQLTSHSTKRQLRCSLCGKLFHQQANLQSHMRVHTGEKPYGCSHCTKRFSHSHQLKMHERVHTGEKPFQCVYCGKCFTQSGHMKKHLLVHAGGRPQDVGLP; encoded by the exons ATGCAGGATGTCACCAACTGGAGAGACGCAGGACTCACAGGGATAGACCAGGATGGGGGCATGCAG ACAGCAGATATGCAAGAGGCACCTCTTATCAAAATGGAGAACCATGGCACCAGCAGAACAGAAG AGATTGTCCAACCGGTCAGTGAGAGCAGTGAGAAGATCATTGTGGCAAAACCAGGTTCTTTGTCATCTACTGAAACCACAGATCTTCTGGACCAGCAGGGCAACAGACACAGAGCTCCAGACACCTCACTCAATATAGAACCTGAAAACCAGACGTTCCAGCATCCAGCATCACAATACAACAGAGCAAGACAGGACCATCAGGTTGCTGAGGGTGTGACCTGGGAAACTGACCATCAACCCATATCATACAGCCTGTCCCAATGGACAGAGAACCAAGAGACTGACAACCCAACTGTGAATGCTCCTCACAATGCAGGGCCAGACTCCAAGAGGCTGTCTGGACatccagagaggagaggggtgtctGGTAACTCTGGGGTCTGCATGTCTGCTTTGGGCTCTCTGGACTGGGTGTCTGATGTGGTGCTGCTGGACTCAGTTCCCATTAAAGTGGAGGCAGATATGAGTTCAGAATGGAGCATAACTGGCCAAGAGGTGACATCTGGAGAGGTCTGTTCAGACAGCAGGCAGCTTGTGGACAACAGAAGAAGAGGGGAAATGGAATCTGGACAGAGAAAGTGTCCCACTGACACTGAAAACACAGAGCAAGGGACAACTGTAGGATCAATGTCCAAGATGCCAGATTTCAATGGACTGTCCTCCCTAAACAGCTTTTCATCCCCAAGGGTTACTTTCCACCAGGTTCCCCAAAGAAGGAAGCCAGCCCACTTCCCAAATTTCAACAGAGGCTCCACTTCTTCATTGAAAGGCATAGAAAAGCAGCCACAACAGCTGACGTCTCACTCCACCAAGAGGCAGCTCCGGTGCAGCCTCTGTGGAAAGCTCTTCCACCAGCAGGCGAACCTGCAGAGTCACATGCGGGTCCATACGGGGGAGAAACCGTACGGCTGCAGCCACTGCACCAAGCGCTTCTCCCACAGCCACCAGCTGAAGATGCATGAGAGGgtgcacactggagagaaaccgttTCAATGTGTCTACTGTGGGAAGTGCTTCACCCAGTCCGGCCACATGAAGAAGCATCTCCTCGTCCACGCTGGTGGCAGGCCACAGGATGTTGGGCTGCCCTGA
- the LOC115202353 gene encoding neurotrophin receptor-interacting factor homolog isoform X1: MTDTVAFHAQLASIIEVLANAAVAEICKLVDDGHAALRLEISHSQKEIDNLRRKLVLTKYQNSQRSAEKFGALRRTVHRRVDSGHIGRGRGSFVGKSTGRVGYLENRLADSDGGNFMQDVTNWRDAGLTGIDQDGGMQTADMQEAPLIKMENHGTSRTEEIVQPVSESSEKIIVAKPGSLSSTETTDLLDQQGNRHRAPDTSLNIEPENQTFQHPASQYNRARQDHQVAEGVTWETDHQPISYSLSQWTENQETDNPTVNAPHNAGPDSKRLSGHPERRGVSGNSGVCMSALGSLDWVSDVVLLDSVPIKVEADMSSEWSITGQEVTSGEVCSDSRQLVDNRRRGEMESGQRKCPTDTENTEQGTTVGSMSKMPDFNGLSSLNSFSSPRVTFHQVPQRRKPAHFPNFNRGSTSSLKGIEKQPQQLTSHSTKRQLRCSLCGKLFHQQANLQSHMRVHTGEKPYGCSHCTKRFSHSHQLKMHERVHTGEKPFQCVYCGKCFTQSGHMKKHLLVHAGGRPQDVGLP; the protein is encoded by the exons ATGACCGATACCGTCGCCTTTCATGCTCAGCTGGCCTCCATCATTGAGGTTTTGGCGAATGCAGCCGTTGCCGAAATCTGCAAACTTGTAGATGACGGCCATGCTGCCTTACGTTTGGAAATTTCACATAGTCAGAAAGAAATCGATAACCTGCGGAGGAAGCTGGTTTTGACAAAATACCAGAATTCTCAACGGAGCGCAGAGAAATTCGGAGCCCTGCGACGCACAGTTCACAGGCGAGTGGACAGCGGTCATATTGGTCGGGGAAGAGGGAGCTTCGTTGGAAAGTCAACAGGCAGAGTTGGATATT TGGAAAATCGTCTTGCCGACAGTGACGGAGGCAACTTTATGCAGGATGTCACCAACTGGAGAGACGCAGGACTCACAGGGATAGACCAGGATGGGGGCATGCAG ACAGCAGATATGCAAGAGGCACCTCTTATCAAAATGGAGAACCATGGCACCAGCAGAACAGAAG AGATTGTCCAACCGGTCAGTGAGAGCAGTGAGAAGATCATTGTGGCAAAACCAGGTTCTTTGTCATCTACTGAAACCACAGATCTTCTGGACCAGCAGGGCAACAGACACAGAGCTCCAGACACCTCACTCAATATAGAACCTGAAAACCAGACGTTCCAGCATCCAGCATCACAATACAACAGAGCAAGACAGGACCATCAGGTTGCTGAGGGTGTGACCTGGGAAACTGACCATCAACCCATATCATACAGCCTGTCCCAATGGACAGAGAACCAAGAGACTGACAACCCAACTGTGAATGCTCCTCACAATGCAGGGCCAGACTCCAAGAGGCTGTCTGGACatccagagaggagaggggtgtctGGTAACTCTGGGGTCTGCATGTCTGCTTTGGGCTCTCTGGACTGGGTGTCTGATGTGGTGCTGCTGGACTCAGTTCCCATTAAAGTGGAGGCAGATATGAGTTCAGAATGGAGCATAACTGGCCAAGAGGTGACATCTGGAGAGGTCTGTTCAGACAGCAGGCAGCTTGTGGACAACAGAAGAAGAGGGGAAATGGAATCTGGACAGAGAAAGTGTCCCACTGACACTGAAAACACAGAGCAAGGGACAACTGTAGGATCAATGTCCAAGATGCCAGATTTCAATGGACTGTCCTCCCTAAACAGCTTTTCATCCCCAAGGGTTACTTTCCACCAGGTTCCCCAAAGAAGGAAGCCAGCCCACTTCCCAAATTTCAACAGAGGCTCCACTTCTTCATTGAAAGGCATAGAAAAGCAGCCACAACAGCTGACGTCTCACTCCACCAAGAGGCAGCTCCGGTGCAGCCTCTGTGGAAAGCTCTTCCACCAGCAGGCGAACCTGCAGAGTCACATGCGGGTCCATACGGGGGAGAAACCGTACGGCTGCAGCCACTGCACCAAGCGCTTCTCCCACAGCCACCAGCTGAAGATGCATGAGAGGgtgcacactggagagaaaccgttTCAATGTGTCTACTGTGGGAAGTGCTTCACCCAGTCCGGCCACATGAAGAAGCATCTCCTCGTCCACGCTGGTGGCAGGCCACAGGATGTTGGGCTGCCCTGA